One genomic segment of Sphingobacteriales bacterium includes these proteins:
- a CDS encoding DNA replication/repair protein RecF, whose amino-acid sequence MYLSQITLTNFKNYESVQVNLHPKLNILVGANGMGKTNFLDAVYYLCMGKSYFSSFDQHLVRHETDFFRIEGHFIRHQQPEQIIATYSAIRKKEVSRNGLPYTRLAEHVGFLPLVVIAPDDIAVVKEGSEERRRLLNQVFSQISPAHLQALMRYEKILAQRNALLKQSGSLKPNDYALLNTYDAQLMPIGTAIYEFRKNYVQKLQPLIQHHYQTLSNDAETVQCHYQSALHQTSLDVILAQNRTRDIQWQRTTEGIHRDDLLFTLNNKDYALKKYGSQGQQKSFLVAVKLAVYDLLCAELHLKPLLLLDDIFDKLDPKRSEQLLKIAVSSAFGQVFITDTQHQRLQALIKTLSLDGLLLSVEQGKIVKL is encoded by the coding sequence ATGTATTTAAGTCAAATTACGCTTACAAATTTTAAAAATTACGAGTCGGTGCAAGTAAATTTGCATCCCAAGCTAAACATTTTGGTGGGTGCCAACGGCATGGGTAAAACTAATTTTTTAGATGCTGTCTATTATTTGTGTATGGGCAAAAGCTATTTTTCGAGTTTTGACCAGCACCTCGTCCGGCACGAAACAGATTTTTTCCGGATAGAAGGGCATTTTATTCGGCATCAACAACCCGAGCAGATTATTGCAACCTACTCGGCAATCCGCAAAAAAGAGGTATCGCGCAATGGGTTGCCTTATACCCGATTAGCAGAGCATGTGGGATTTTTACCCTTAGTGGTTATTGCCCCCGACGATATTGCAGTAGTAAAAGAGGGAAGCGAAGAAAGAAGACGATTGCTTAATCAGGTTTTTTCGCAAATAAGCCCGGCGCACCTACAAGCATTAATGCGATACGAAAAAATTTTAGCCCAACGCAATGCTTTGCTCAAACAGTCGGGCAGCCTCAAACCTAACGATTATGCCTTACTAAACACCTACGATGCCCAATTAATGCCGATTGGCACAGCTATCTACGAATTTCGAAAGAATTACGTGCAAAAATTGCAGCCCTTAATACAGCACCATTACCAAACATTGAGCAATGATGCAGAAACGGTGCAATGCCATTACCAGTCGGCATTACACCAAACCTCTTTAGATGTTATTTTGGCCCAAAACCGCACCCGCGATATTCAATGGCAGCGCACCACCGAGGGCATACACCGAGACGATTTGCTTTTTACCCTAAACAACAAAGACTACGCCTTAAAAAAATACGGCTCGCAAGGGCAGCAAAAATCGTTTTTAGTAGCCGTAAAATTGGCCGTTTATGATTTGCTGTGCGCCGAATTACACCTAAAGCCGCTATTACTACTCGACGATATTTTTGACAAATTAGACCCAAAACGCTCCGAACAACTATTAAAAATAGCGGTAAGCAGCGCGTTTGGGCAGGTTTTTATTACCGACACGCAACACCAGCGTTTACAAGCATTAATTAAAACCTTGTCGCTCGATGGTTTGTTGCTTAGCGTTGAGCAAGGAAAAATTGTTAAATTGTAA
- a CDS encoding T9SS type A sorting domain-containing protein: MKRPTFFHLFIAPAVCLLLIGMGGTTFNLYAQCGYLVAVNNSGDYITVANHDLSTNNFDDQLVNSSNATAYIADFGGNYDDDRVYFWNEELSELQYINIDDQTGEPISTPISTTCTTSTDCGFMLCTNSDVYDVQGMAYNPNDSLLYIIGYPYFQIHAVSPVTGCIIHSIKLNLFGITQNITDGDLAFNAAGDLYWVTAASIYDCELYNNGGFFQVDTTNGSLTLLTETTFLATGLQFIDSRVVVSTANYECPDYADGFIHTFDLDVNDWIKPTVLVEQNIGDLGGMINVCCTNLYGTADNTVNICEGDLATLSPNPPIPTYQEITYLLGILVGENFVLDWSEGDDPTIPIAYQTGGCAVTQYVYRPRVRCTNELGENYDLNLGDITVNVYPDLEVQEPNNCSTRIKSQCPNAIVKYDKNLDGFYESIFPPKAIPDSTITYGYKIYLPGGQIQLCSEETGIATATCNCDEVQINYIPDTQGGDPGNPFTLNKGFIDVIGGAEPYKFQWNNTGFVKWTFFGSDGSTNGKPEFSIIYSKTATWSVTITDAVGCEVVISNQDIDGGITIFDIESYNIYDDNCTTKKIFEGGVVVTLNDGGTAPYTFNWTGPGTWTDGPLSVSTLSNTHGISKVPSGWYYVYITDSSIPTKSTEEWYYVKCLTGDRQKTSFEQGNAFELYNDPGNQQLLVAFSAPNEVQANITLFNANGNTVAQLYNGLLTPESQTITWQTNNLPKGLYLAEMRTANGDRFVKKFVLQ; the protein is encoded by the coding sequence ATGAAAAGGCCTACTTTCTTCCATTTATTCATTGCGCCAGCCGTGTGTTTACTACTAATTGGCATGGGCGGCACCACATTCAATTTATATGCCCAATGTGGCTATTTGGTAGCGGTTAATAATAGCGGCGACTATATAACCGTTGCCAACCACGATTTAAGCACCAATAATTTTGACGACCAGTTAGTAAACTCAAGCAACGCCACTGCCTATATTGCCGACTTTGGCGGAAACTACGACGACGACCGCGTCTATTTTTGGAACGAAGAACTATCAGAACTACAATACATTAATATTGACGACCAAACAGGCGAGCCAATATCAACACCTATTAGCACTACCTGCACAACCTCAACCGATTGCGGCTTTATGCTTTGCACCAATAGCGATGTGTACGATGTACAAGGCATGGCCTACAACCCCAACGACAGTTTGTTATATATAATAGGCTACCCTTATTTCCAAATTCATGCCGTATCGCCGGTAACGGGCTGCATTATTCACAGTATTAAATTAAATTTATTTGGCATAACTCAAAATATAACCGATGGCGACCTTGCCTTTAATGCCGCAGGCGACCTCTATTGGGTTACTGCTGCCAGTATTTACGACTGCGAATTATACAATAACGGAGGCTTCTTTCAGGTTGATACCACCAACGGAAGTTTAACTTTATTAACTGAAACTACTTTTTTAGCCACCGGATTACAGTTTATTGATAGCCGCGTTGTGGTTTCGACAGCTAACTATGAATGCCCCGACTATGCCGACGGGTTTATACATACCTTTGACCTTGACGTAAACGATTGGATAAAGCCCACCGTTTTGGTTGAACAAAATATTGGCGACTTAGGCGGTATGATAAATGTATGCTGCACAAATTTATATGGCACCGCCGATAACACCGTAAATATTTGCGAAGGCGACCTCGCCACACTAAGCCCAAACCCACCAATACCCACCTATCAAGAAATTACCTACCTCTTAGGTATTTTAGTAGGCGAAAATTTTGTATTAGACTGGAGCGAGGGAGACGACCCAACAATACCCATTGCCTACCAAACAGGAGGCTGTGCAGTAACCCAATATGTTTACAGACCCCGTGTTAGATGTACCAATGAGTTAGGCGAAAACTACGACCTTAACTTGGGCGATATTACGGTAAATGTTTATCCGGATTTAGAAGTGCAAGAACCCAATAACTGCAGCACCCGCATAAAATCGCAATGCCCTAACGCCATTGTTAAATACGATAAAAATTTAGATGGCTTTTACGAAAGCATTTTCCCGCCAAAAGCAATTCCGGATAGTACAATTACTTACGGCTACAAAATTTATTTACCCGGCGGGCAAATTCAACTATGCAGTGAAGAAACCGGCATCGCAACCGCTACTTGTAACTGCGATGAGGTTCAAATTAACTATATCCCCGATACGCAAGGCGGCGACCCCGGAAACCCCTTTACCCTAAACAAAGGATTTATTGATGTAATTGGCGGCGCCGAACCCTACAAATTTCAATGGAACAACACTGGTTTTGTAAAATGGACATTTTTTGGCAGCGACGGTTCAACAAACGGTAAGCCCGAATTTAGCATTATTTACAGCAAAACAGCAACCTGGAGTGTTACCATAACCGACGCCGTTGGTTGCGAAGTGGTAATTAGCAACCAAGATATTGACGGCGGTATTACTATTTTCGACATTGAATCGTACAATATTTATGACGACAACTGCACCACCAAAAAAATATTCGAAGGCGGCGTAGTAGTAACCTTAAATGATGGCGGCACAGCTCCCTATACTTTTAATTGGACAGGCCCCGGCACTTGGACAGATGGCCCGCTATCGGTTTCAACACTAAGTAATACCCACGGTATTTCTAAAGTTCCTTCCGGATGGTATTACGTTTATATTACCGACTCCTCCATACCTACCAAATCTACCGAAGAGTGGTACTATGTTAAATGCCTAACCGGCGACCGCCAAAAAACAAGCTTCGAGCAGGGCAACGCCTTTGAATTATACAACGACCCCGGCAACCAACAACTACTTGTTGCCTTTAGCGCCCCTAACGAAGTTCAAGCCAATATTACCCTGTTTAACGCCAACGGCAATACTGTTGCCCAGTTGTACAACGGCCTTTTAACCCCCGAATCCCAAACCATAACCTGGCAAACCAACAACCTGCCAAAAGGCTTGTACCTTGCCGAAATGCGCACCGCCAACGGCGACCGCTTTGTTAAAAAGTTTGTACTACAATAA